A window of Candidatus Krumholzibacteriota bacterium genomic DNA:
ATGGACGCGCGCTTCGGCCTCGCCGGGCGGTACCGCGCCGACGGCGTCGAGGAGGTGCGGCGCGGTCTCCGCGAGCGCACCTCGGTGACGGTGACCGACGAGGGGGTCATCGTCGTCGGCGTGGAGGACCGCGAGGCGGCCGTCGCGGCCTCGATGGCCGGCGCCTACGTGGAACTGGTCGATTCCTTCCTCGTCGAGATGGCCGTCGGCGGCGCGGCGGGCGAGCGGCGGTTTCTCGAGGAGGAGATCGCGCGGCGCGAGCGGCGGATCGCCCGGGCAGACTCGGCGATCGGCAGTTTCATGGCGGAGAACCGCATCTGGGGTCTCGAGGCGCAGGCGCGGGCGATGGTCGAGGCGGGGGCGCTTCTCACCGCGCGGCTCGACGCCCTCGAGGTGGAGAGACGTTTCCTCGAGACGACGCTGCGCGGCGACAACCCGCAGTTGTCCCGCATCGGGATGCAGATCGACGCCCTCCGCGGGGAGATCGACGCGATGAAGCGGGGGGGGAGGGAGGACGCGCTCTTCCCGCCGCTCGCCGAGATGCCGGCGCTCGGGGCCCGCTACCTGCACATGATCGCCGGGCGGCGCGTCGAGGAGTTCGCCATGGCCTACCTGCAGCTCCGGCTCGCCGAGACGCGATACAACGAGCACAACCGCGGGAGCGTATTGCGGATGATCGATCCGCCGATGGTTCCCGAGAAGCGCGTCTGGCCGCGGCGCAAGCAGATCGTTCTCGTCTCCACCGCCGCCGCGCTCTTCTGGGCGTGTTTCTTCCTCCTCGCGGCCGAGCGGCGACGCGCGGGGGCGGCGTCGTGAACGCGCCGGCACCTGACGGCCCGGTGCGCAGGGGGCGCCTCCTCCTGTGGGCGGCGGCGGCCCTCGCCGTGGCCGTCGCCGCGTGGCTCCTCCTCCCCGCCGGGCTCGTCCGGCTCGCCGTGCTCGCCGCGCTCGCCTTTCCCGCGGCGGCCGCCCTCGTCGACCGCCCGCGGTGGATCTTCGCGATCCTCGTCGTCATCCTCTTTTCCAACATCGACATCTTCTTCTCGATCCGCGTCTTCCGTCTCGTCCTGGCCTTCCTGCTCGCCGCCTTCGTCCTCTCGATGGTTCGCGGCCGCAGGATCGTCGTGCACGACGCGCTTTTCACGGCCCTCGCCGCGGCCTTTCTCGTCACCGTCTTCCAGTCGCTCGCCGTCGCGCGCGAGATCGCACCGGCGCTCGACCGCTTCGGGCGGTTCGCCAAGGTCCTCCTCAACGTCGCCATCGTCGCCCAGTTCACCAGGACGCGAGAGGAGTTTCTCGACTTCCTGCTCGTCCTCGTCGCGGGGGTCGCGATCAACAATTTCCTGCCCCTGGTCGTCGCACCGCCCACCGAGTACCAGACCACGTCGCTCCTCTGGACCGAGGGGGTCTTCCGGTACGAGGGCTTCGCGCTCGAGCCGAACGAGTTCGCCATGCTGCAGATCTTCACGATCCCGCTCCTGATCTTCCTCGCGGTGCGGTACCGGCGGCCGTGGTTCGCGCGGCCCCTCTTCGTCCTGCTCGTCGCGGGAAGCGTCCTGGCGATCGCCCTGTCCTTCTCGCGCGGCGGCTTCGTCTCGCTCGTCTTCCTCGCGTTCTGCCTGGTCGTCGTCGAGCGGCGCAACCGGTGGGTCGCCGCGGCCGGCGTGACGCTCGTCGCCGCGGCGGCGATCCTCGCCCCGGCCGTCTACTGGAGCCGGATCACGTCACTCGTCGAGGCCTTCACGCATCTCGACGAGGATTTCGCCGTGGCGAGCCGGATCATGACGATGAAGACGGCGATCGCCCTCGGCCTGCGGAATCCCCTCTTCGGCGTGGGGATCGACAACTTCATCCTCCACGCCTCCCGCTACGTCCCCTTCGGGCTCGTCGTGCACAACGCGCCCCTCCAGGTCTTCGCCGAGTGCGGCCTCCCCGCCCTCGGGCTGCTCGTCGCCATCGTCGTCTGCAACCTGCGCGCCGCGCGGCGCCTCGCGCGCGAGGCCGACGCCGACGGCAGGCTCCTCGGGCGGATGCTCCTCGTGCAGCAGCTTGCCGTCCTCTTCAACGCGATGTTTTTGCCGGTGGCCTTCGAGATCACCTTTTGGATCGCCCTCGCCCTGCCAACGATCGCGCTCGCCGCGTGGCGGCGACCCGCGTCCGCTGCCCCGGACCCGGCCGGCGCCTGATCAGCGGGCGTCTTCCCGCAGACGATAGAAGGAGAGGAAGAAGCCGCCGCCGACCGGCATCTCGTCGTAGACGTAGAGACGGGCGAAGTCCGGCTGTTCGGCGATGTCACGCTCCTGGATTTTCAGGGGGAGATCGCGTTCCGGCCGGTGTCCCCTGTGGATCCAGACGTTGCCGAGGAGGAGCAGGTCGGGGCGGCGGCCGATCACGTAACGGCCGTTCGCCTTCATGTGCCCCGGCTGCGTCGACACGATGCGTCCCTCGCGGGCGATCGCCGGCTCGGTGAGGCCGAGGAGGTCGACGATCGGCAGGCGGCTAAACCAGCCGATCGCCCCGGTCGAGCCGCAGGCGATCCGGGCGGTCGGGGGGAGGGCCTCGGCGAGGCGGACGCCGACGTGGCCGAAGTTCGTCACGACGAGCCGCTCGGTCCGGAACCGCTCCCAGGTGGCCCCGGCGTAAACCATGAGGAGCGAGGCGGCGAGGGCGAGGAGGATCGGCGCGGGGTCGGGGGCGCGCCGGCGCTCGCCGACGACCGGCGGCGCCTCGCCGTTCCGCGGGGCAGCCGCGGCGCTCCGCCAGGGGGCCGTCCGCAGGAAGAGCCCCTCGGCGAAGAGGATCGCCGCGAGGGGCACGGTGGCGTAGAGGAGGCGGAAGTGGGGCATCCAGTCGCCGCCGAGCGCGGCCACCGCTCCCCAGTGCGCGAAGACGAGAAGGAGAAGGCCCCGCGACTCGCGGACCAGTCGCTCGCCGCCGAGAAGGAGGCCGGCGGGGAGAAGCCAGCCGTACGCGAAGAGGAAGCCGCGGAGGTAGCGCGCGCCGTTGGCGAGCAGCAGGCCGGGCGGCCCCGTCTTGGCGTACCAGGTGTTGGGGAGGAGCTCGCCGAAGTAGCGTTGTTTCCAGAGAAGATAGGGCGCGAAGACAACGAGCAGAACGACGAGCCCGGCGAGAACGACCTCGCCCCGGGCGACCGGCCCGGCGCAGGCCCGCTCGTCCGGCCGGCCGTTGCCCCGGACGAGGAGGAGCAGCCCGGCCGCGGCGAAGAAGAGGAGGCCGTCGGGGCGAACGAGACCGAGGACGCCGAGGGGGAGCATGACGCGCCAGGCCTGCGCCCCGCGTTCGATCTGGAGGACGCCGGCCATCAGGAGGAGCGTGAAGAGGGGGATCTCCGTTCCCGAGAGGGCCCAGACGGCCGTCGTCGGCGCGGCGGCGAGGAGGAGGACCGGCGCGGCGGCGGCCGGCCACGCGCCGTTCCCTGCGGGGCCGCCGCCCGCCCCGGCCGCCCGCCGCACCGCGCGCGCCGCGGCGATTTTCGCGGTCAGGGCGAGCGTGCCGACGGCGCAGAGGAGCGAGAGGGCGCGGGCCGCGCCCACGAGCGGCAGGCCGAGACGGCCGGCCGCGGCGAGCAGGAGGAGCCAGAGGAAATTGGTGTAGCCCTCGACGCGCTCGCCCTCGTTGAAGACGAACCCCGCGCCGCTCGCCACGTTGCGCGCGTAGCGCAGGGTGATGAAGGCGTCGTCGGGGATGTACCGGTAGAGGAGCAGTCCCGCGACGAGCAGGACGGCCGCCGAGACGAGGAGGATGACGCCGCTTCGCCGGGACACCGTCGCCGCTCCGTCCGCTAGTTCTCGAGGAAGATCACGTTGCAGGTGATCGTGTCGATGATGCCGGGGATCGCCTGGATCTCCTCCAGGACGAACCGGCCGATGTCGTTGAAGGTGGGGCCGTCGACGATCGCGATCATGTCGTAGGGACCGGAGACGGCATCGACCTTCTGGACGGGGTCCATCTTCGTCAGGGTGCCGTAGACGGCGCGTGCCGCGCCGGCCGCGATGCTGATCAGGACGTATGCCGTGGCGCGCATGGAGACCTCCCCTGCTTGCGGATCGCCGTCGAGACGGCAACTGTCTTGAGCCCGATGGCGCGAGTATGGCAGAATGGGGCGACCGCGGCAATACGATTCGGGGAGCGGCCGGCCCCGCGGCGCCGGCCCGGGACGGGTTGCCCGTCGCGTCGCCGCCCCGCCCCGCGCCGGCCCGTACCAGGGGAGCGATCGGTGAACCGGAGAACATACATCCTCGTCCTCGTCGCCCTGTTCCTTCTCGCCAACGTTTCGCGGGGGATCTTCCGCGGGCACATCGCCGCGCCGCGCTACGTCGCCGAGGGCGCCTCGCACTTCCGCTACACCGGGATGGTGGCGGCGGGCGAGCGGATCCCCTCCCTCGATCGCGACGCCCAGTGGCCCGAGGGGCTGCGCCCCTACGAGGAGACGGCGGTGGGGATGGAGTACCTCTACGGCCTCGCCTACCGGTTCCTGCCCGGCGACAAGGTCGATCTCCACGCCTTCACGGCCTTCTTCACGGCCTTCCTCTTCTCGCTGGCCGTCTTTCCCGTGGCGCTGCTCGCCGGCGTTCTCTGGGGGAGCCGGTGGGCGGGAGTCGTCGCGGGGCTGATTTTCGTCGTCTCGCCGGCCCTCGTGGGCCGGTCGAGCGGCTTCGAGCTGATCCGCGAGAACGTCGCCTTCCCGCTCCTCGCCCTCCACACGTGGCTCTTCCTCCTCGCCTCGGCGGGCGCGGGAACGATCGCCGCGGTTCTCGGCGCGCTCGCCCTCGCGCTGGCACTCGCCTCGTGGCAGGGCACGCAGTTCTTCCTGCTCCCGCTCCTCGCCTGGCTGCTGTTCCGGCGGGTCGTCTTCGACGTCGGTCCGGCGGAGCGCCGCGCCGTCCGGTGGGCGCTCGGCGCCATCTTCCTCGCCGGCCTCCTCGTGCCCTTCCTCCGCGCGGGGCGGTTCCTTCTCTCGCCGGGCGCCGCCCTCGGCGCCGCGTGGCTCGCCGCCGACGCCGCCGTGCGGCTCTCCGGTCGCGGCGGGCGCGGGCGGCGGATCGCGTCGTGCGCCGCCGGCGGGGCGATCGGCGCGGCGGCCGTCCTCGTGCCGGCCGCCTTCGCCGCGGGGCACTTCACCGCCTACGCTCATTTCTTCCATCTCGTCCTCTACAAGCTGCGCTACCTGCGCAAGCCGGTCGACCCGCGGCTTTTGCCCTTCGACGCGCGCGCCTTCTGGACGGGGCCTTTCAACTCGCCCGATCCGCGCCACCTCTTCGTCTTCGTCTTGCCCCTCGCCTTCCTGCTGCCGGGGCCCCTCTCGCGCCTCTGGCGCCGGGCGAGGACGGGCGAGCCCGCGGCCGGCACGGTCCTCTTCCTCGTTGCCGTCTCCTTCGCCCTCTTCCTCCTGATGATGCGGCTGTTACCGCTCTGGGGGCTCTTCGCCGCGGTCGCGGCGGGGGGGATCGTCTACGATGTCCGCCCGCGCCCGCGCACCGTCGCCGTCATCCCCGGCGTTACGGCCCTCCTGCTCGTCGGCGTGATGTGTCTCCAGGCGGTCGCGTGGGAGACGCCGGCCGATCTCTGGCGCAGCTTCGCCGACGCCATCCGGGTGCCGTCGAGGCGCTCCTTCGTCATCTTCCCGTCGGGGGGCGATCCCGAGGAGGGGCTCGTCTCGTGGATCAGGGCGAACACGCCAACCGACGCCGTCGTGATGAGCCTCCACTACCACGCCCCGCAGGTGCTCGCCTACGCGGGGCGGCGGACGAACCTCAACGACTTCTTCGAATCGCCGCGGCTCCGCCGCAAGGCCGAGGCGCTCCTTTCGGCGCTCTACGGCGGCGAGGAGGGATTGTGGGAGCTCTGCCGGCGCGAGGAGAGCGACTACCTGCTCGTCTCCGCGGCGCTCGGCTGCGATCCGACGCGCGACTCGCCCCTCTACCAGGCGGGATTCATCGACATGCCGCCTGGCTGCGCAAGCTATCTCCTGATGTTCGAGCCCGAGCGGCTGAAGCATTTCGACCTCGTCTACGAGAACGAGCGCTACCGGCTCTTCCTCGCGGGACGGCCCTGGTCGAAACGGCGCTGGCCGCGCTCGCCGCTCTTCTACGAGAAGGATCTGCTCTGGGGGTCCGACGGCGACATCGAGGCGTTCTACGACTCGGCGATGCACGTCTACGCGCTCACCGCGAGGGGATCGTCGCTGATCCGCCTCGGACGCGTCCGCGAGGCGGAGGAGCGCCTCACGCGCGCCCTGCGCGTCTTCTACTTCTATCCGGCCTGGCGGAATCTCGTCGAGCTCTACACCCGGCAGGGGCGTTTCGACGAGCGCCTGCGCCTCGCCCGTTTCGCCGACAACTTCGACCGCGACCGCTGCGCGGTCTGCATCGAGCTGGCCCGCAGCCGCCTGGAGACGGGTGACGAGGAGGGGCTTCGCGACGAGATCAAGCGCTGCCGCACGCTCTACCCGACGGTCGTCGAGCGGCAGCGGATCGCCGAACTCCTCATGCGTCTCGGGGAAGAGGAATAGCCCCCGCCGCCGCGCGCTCGCCGGGGGGGCGCCGCCGCGGTGCCGGTCGCCGCCGCCCGGCCGGCGCCGTCCTACCTGAGGCACCCCTTGATCGCGCCCCACGACGCCGCTTCCGCTCCCGTCGTTCCGCAGACCGGGTCGTGTGGCGAGCGGTTGAGGAAGAGGATGGTGACCGGGTCGAGACCATGGCGCGGGTACCCCTCCTCGCAGGAGACGTACTCGCGCTCCCACTCGACCGGGGGGCCGGGGTAGAGCCAGAAGATCGGGCCGGTCATGGTCACCTCGGTCGGATCGCCGTCCAGCACGATGAGCGTTCCCCGCAAGAGCCACGCCCAGCCGTAGAGGCACTCGGCGAGCTGCAGGGCGTAGTCGGGGCCGCCTATCGTCCACACGAGGATCGGGTCGTTGCGCTGGAGGTCGGTGAGCGCGGCGTTGCCGGGGATGCCGAAGTTGAAGGAGGCGGCGATCATGCCCTCGGGGCCGCCGAAGGCACACGCCCACAACGTGACCGTGTACGGGGGAGAGCCCTCCGTGCACCAGTGCTGGTGCGTGTCGTCGACGTAGAAGCCGACGTAGGAGGCGGCGCCGCCGGCAGCCGGCAGCGCGAACGCGAGAGCGAGCGCGAGGACGAGCACGCGACGGGTCATCGTCATCCCTCCATGTCAAACGTGTCCGGTGGGTACCTGTAATATAGCACGAATCGGCGCGGACTGCACGGGCAGCCAGGGAAGGCGGGCGTCCGGGGATGGAGCGGGGAATCCTGGGCCGGCGAGGCTAGAACGCGAACCCGGCCGAGACGCGCGTGCGGCGGCCGAATGCATCCTCGGGGTCGAAGCTGAACGCGAGTGCCACCTCGGCCCCCATCCAGCGGGAGCCGGCGCCGAGCGTGGGGATCGTGCGCTCCCCGTCGGTCAGGCGGACGTCTGCGCCGCCGGAGACGAAGAGGAGGCCGCCGGCGATCTCGGCCGTCGCCCCGAAGAGGACGCGGTGCATCTCCCCGTCGCGGAGGACGAGGTCGCAGCCGGCCGAGACGAGGCCGGCGATCCGCTCGTACGAGCCGGCGAAAACGATGTCGGGCTCGATCTCGTCGGTGCGGTCCGACCAGGAGACGCTCGAGGCGAGGTTCCGTCCGACGACGGCGAGGAAGACCTGCCCGGTGAGCCGCATCGTGAATCCCGCGTCCACGGCGATCCCCGAGGCGTCGGCGTCGTCGAGATCGCTCCACGCGCCGAGGCCGCGGAGGGTGAGGCCGAGCGCCGTGTTCGTTCCCGTGCTGTAGGCCGCCGAGAAACCGATCGAACCCTCGTTCCAGCCCGAGCCGCCGGCCAGCTCGAGGCCGAGGTGCGAGACGGAGAGGGCGACGGCGAGCCGCCGCATCGAGGGGCCGGTCGAGTCGGGGGCCTCGCGCGTGTCGAGGAGCCCCGTGCCGACGGAGAGGATGCTGTACCAGGCGTTCATGCCCGGCACGGGCTTCGTCGAGCCGAAGGTGGCGCGGGCGCCCTCGAGGAAGACGAGGTTGGCGGGGTTCCAGTGGGCGGCGCGGTCGTCGCGGACGAGGATCGATGCGGCGCCGCCGAGCCCCTCGCCGAAGGCGTCCCAGCCCATCGGCACGAAGGAGCCGCCCTGCGACGCCTCGCCGGCCGTCGCCGGCGCGGCGTGGCCGAAACAGAGAAGCAGGCAGAAGAACAGGCAGGCGGCCGCGCGCGGGCAGGCGACGAGGCCGCGGCCGGCGCCCGTCCGGGGCGTTCCGGGGATAATCCATCTGCCGTTCCCGCGCGTCATTCGCCTCTCACCACCGCGATGAAGTGCTTCTCGCTCCGTCCGTCCACCGTGACAACGAGGAGGAAGGGGCCGTTGTTGACCTCCTCGCCGTCGTCGTTGAGAAGATCCCACTCGATCGAGAACGCGGTCGAGGGGCCGAAGGCCCGCAGCGAACGCACGGCGCCGCCGGCGAGATCGAAGATGTCGATCTCGACGAGGCGCGCCGGGTCGGGCGTTCGCACGGAGAAGACGTCCGGTCCGCGGAAGGCCTCGGGGAAGGAGACGCCGAGGGAGGTGTCGAGGACGACCTCGACGGCGTTCGACGGGCCGCTCACGTTCCCCGCCTCGTCCTGCGCGTAGGCGCGGAGCGTGTTCGTCCCCTCGAGGAGCGTGACGTCGATCGTGAAGCTCGACAAGGCCACCCGTTTCGCGAAGACGTCGGTCGACGATCCGGCCGTGCGGTAGACGAAGAGGCTGTCCGTCTCGTTCGCGTTCAGCTCGACCCCGAGGGCGAGGCCGGGGTCGCGCACCGGGGAGAGGGGCTCGACGAGGACGGGAGCCGCCGGGCTCGTTCGGTCGATCCTGAACGTGAAGGAGGCCTCGGACTCGTTGCCGAGACGATCGGCGCAGCGGGCCTTGAACACGTATGTGCCGTCGATGAACTGGCCCCCGACGGCGACGAGATCGAAAACGTCGATCCGCCAGCAGAGGGTATCGCCCGCCGTCCACGTGCTGTCGGCCGACTGGCCGGGGGAGACGTTGCCGCTCGTCGTGACGGTGAAAACCGGCGCGGCGACGCCGCGGCCGTCGTGGCAGCAACCCGTGACGACGGTCGAGGGCTCGCGCGATGAGGGCGGGATCGAGTCGACGAAGGCGATCGACGGGCCCGAGGCGTCGATGTCGACGTGCCCCTCGTCCCGGCCGGTGTTCCCCGCCTCGTCGGTGGCCGCGAAGGCGAGCGTCCACACGCCGTCGGCCGGAGCGGCGCCGGGATACCAGGCGAAGCGGTGCTGGCCGTCGCCGGCGACGCGCGCGGGGACGGCGATCGGGGCGGCCTCGCCGCCGGGGGGCGTCGCCGTCGCGGCGAGCGTCGTCGCCTCGCTCCACTCGCCGAGCGTGAGGTAGACGGCGATCGATTCGGGGGCGCCTGGCGCGCCGGGTGCGAGCAGGCCGGGCTCGAGCCGGTCGATCCGGACGATCGGGGCCACGCGGTCGACGACGAGCTCCCGGACGATCGTCTCGGTCTCTGTTCCGCTGCGCGCGAACACAGCCAGCTCCCAGACGCCGTCGGGCACCGGCGAGCCGAAGTCGTCGAGGCCCGACCAGGAGGCCGCGTGCTCGCCGGCCGGCGCGGGGGCCGCCTCGAGGAGGAGGGCCACCGGCACCGAGGAGGACGGGTCGCGGACGACGGCGCGCAGGGAATCGAGATCCGCATCGAGGAGGAGGCGCACGCCGGTCGAGTCGGCGATCCCGTCGCCGTTCGGCGAGATCGACGGCCGGTCGACGATGACGTCGACAAGCGTTCCCCCCGGGGCCGCGAACGCCGCGACCGAGGCGAGAAGCAGGGCGATGATGGCGATCCGATGCGTCTTCATGCGCGTCTCCGGTCTCGGGGATACCGGGACATGATAGGGAGAGGCGCCCCGCCAGTCAACCGTTTTCGCCGGGCGAACGGGCCGCGCGGCGCGTTCCGCGCCGGTCGACGCCGTCGCCGCCCGGCAGGTCCCGGCTCCCCCGTTTCTTTTGCTTGCGACCCCCGGATCGATTGCGTATAGTGAACGTCCCTTGCACGACCACCGTCCCCGGATGCTCGAGAGGGATCGCCGATGCATTACGATATCTACTTCCAGCTCCTCGGTGGGCTGGGCTTTTTCCTCTTCGGCATCAAGTTCATGTCCGAGGCCCTGCGGAAGGTCTCGAGCGAGCGGCTCAAGAACATCCTCGCGCATCTCACCAAACGCCGGGTCGTCGCCCTCCTCGTGGGCGCGGGGCTCACCGCACTGATCCAGAGCTCGAGCGCGATGACCGTCATGGTCGTCGGATTCGTCAATGCCTCGCTCCTCACCCTTCGCCAGGCGATCCCCGTCATCCTCGGCGCCAACATCGGCACCACCTTCACCGCCTGGATCGTCTCCTTCTTCGCGATCTTCAAGATCACCACCTACGCCCTCCCCGCCGTCGGCATCGGCTTCATCCTGATGACCGTCTCGAAGAACACGCGGTCGCGCCAGTGGGGCGAGGTCCTCTTCGGCTTCGGGGTCCTCTTCGTCGGGATCGGGTTCATGAAGGACGCCTTCATGCCCCTCGAGAGCAGCGAGAAGATCCTCAAGGTCATGGTGACCTTCAGCCGCTACCCGATCCTCGGCGTGCTCGTCGGCACGATCATCACGATGGTCCTGCAGAGCAGCTCGGCAACGATCGCCCTCGTCCAGCTCCTCGCGTTCCGCGGCCTGATCGACTTCCCCTCGGCGATCCCCCTGATCCTCGGCGACAACATCGGCACGACGATCACCGCCCAGATCGCCCGGATCGGCGGCACCACCGGGGCCAAGCGCGTGGCCTGGGCGCACACGCTCTTCAACGTGATCGGCGTGGCGTACATGCTCGTCTTCGTCCAGCTCGGACTCTATCACCGGGCGATCGAGGCGATCGTCCCCGGCCTGGTGACCAGCAACAACATCATGCTGCACATCGCCCTCTCGCACTCGATCTTCAACTGCTTCAACGCAGCCCTCTTCCTGCCGCTCAGCGGATGGCTCCAGCGCCTCGTCGAGCGGGTCGTGAAGCGGAAGGGGGACGAGCTCCTCTCCGCAGAGCCGCGCTACCTCGAGCCGCGGCTCCTCGAGACGCCCCCGCTGGCCCTCGAGCAGAGCAAGAAGGAGATCCTCCGCATGCTCCACATCGCCGACTCCGCGCTCGGCGACGCGATGAAGCTCTTCTTCGACGGCGCGATCGAGCTCGAGCGCAAGGTCCACCGCAAGGAGGACGCCGTCGACAACCTCCAGGCAGAGATCACGCGCTACCTGATCAACATCTCGATGGAGGGGCTCGAGCGCGAAGAGGCCGAGATGATCCCCGTCTTCATCCACACGGTCAACGACATCGAGCGGATCAGCGACCAGTCGGAGAACATCGTCGAGCTCGGTTTGCGCCTCCACGGCCAGAAGCTGCCGCTCACCGCGAGCGCCGTCGCCGAGATGAAGCGGATGGCCGACGTGGCCCACGACATGCTCAACGACGTCGCCCTCGGCCTCCAGCGGAACGACGCCGACCTCGCCTCCCACGCCCTCGAACACGAGGACCGGCTCAACCGCATGCAGATCACCCTCCGCCAGAACCACGTCGACCGGCTGGGCGACGGCACGTGCAACATGCTCTCGGGCCTCGTCTTCCTCGATTTCGTGGATTGTGTCGAGAAGATCGGCGATCACCTGGCCAACGTCGCGCAGAGCCTCATCAGCGGTCTCCGGTGGGAAGCGCCGGAGCACGAGGAGCCCGACGTCGAGTCGATCCTCGAGGCGGAATGATCCCCGCTATCGTCGTTCCTTTTCCAGTCGCTTCTCGATCCGGGCGATGACCTCGTCGTACCCCGGCGTCATCGGGGAGAGCTGGCGCGCGCGGTAGACGTGCTCGAGGGCCTCCTCGAGCAGGCCCGCCTCCTCGAGGGCGAGGCCGAGGTTGAGGTGGATGTCGGGCGAGTGCGGGCTCATCCCGGCGCCCCGCCGGAGGGTGGCGAGGGCCCCCTCGCGGTCGCCGGACTCGGCCTCGAGGACGGCGAGGTTGTTGTAGGCCTGCCAGACGCGGGGGTTCATGTCGATCGCCCGCTCGTAGTACATCCGCGCCGTCTTGACATCGCCCTCCTGCTGCCGCCGCGTCCCCTCGTTGACCCAGGCCGACACGACGCCGTCCCTGCCCGCCTCGTCGGCGGGATCGATCTGCATCGCCCGTTCGTAGGCGATCGCCGCCGCCTCGTACTCGCCCGCGCGGTTGCGCGCGTAGCCGAGCCGGAGCCAGAGCCCGGCGTCGAGGGGGCGCTCGGCGACGAGCCGCTCGAACTCGCGCACCGCCTCCTCGTACCAGCGCTGCGATACGTAGGCCTCGGCGAGGCGCCGCCGCACCTCGAAATTGTCCGGCACGATCCGGAGGGCCCGGTCGAGTTGGCCGATCGCCTCGACGAAGTCCTCGTTCGCGATCGCCGCGTCGGCGTAGCCCCAGCGCGCGATGACGTTGAGGCTGTCCGCCTCGACGGCGACGGCGAAGCGTTCGGAGGCCTCCTTCCAGCGGTGCCGCTCGAGCGAGCGGTAGCCGAGGATCGTCTCGGCGCGGCCCGCCTCGAGGGGAAGCGAGCGGAGCCGGGCGGTGGCGACCGGCTCGGAGACCCCCGCGGCGAGGATCGGCACGAGGTGGAAGAGGCCGAGCGCCCCGACGACGAGGCAGGCGGCGCGCATGGCGCGCCGGCCGGGGAGCCGCTCGCCGAGGAGAACGAGCGCGGCGACGGCGAAGACGGGGGCCGTGGCCGCGGCGATCTCCCACCGCAAACCCGCCTGGACGCGCGATCCGGCGAGCAGGACGGCGGCCGTCGCCGGCACGACGAGCCAGAATGCGAAGGCGCCGAGACCCGAGTCGCGTCTCCGCCCGCCCGCGACGAGCAGGAGGAGGGCGAGCGCCGTCACGGGCCCGCCGGCGAGGAGCGCGTTCGCCCCGTCGCGGAGGATCTCGCCGGCCGAGGCGCGGGAGAGGGAGCCGACCGTCGAGACGAGGGCGCCGACCGGTCCCGTGCTCCCCGTTGCGAGGACGAGGGAGACGAGCAGGACGGCGAGGAACACGGTCGCGGCCGCCCCGGCCACGTTCGCCTCCTCGCGCCTGCCCTCGCGCGTCGCGCGGGCGAGGAGCCAGAGGTAGGCCGGGACGAGGCAGGCGAGGGAGGTGTGCACGCCGATCGCAATGACGAGCGCGAGGCCCGCCCACACGGGGTGCCGTCCCCGGAAGGCGGCGAGCGCGGCGACGAGGAAGAGGAGCGCGGCCGTCATCGCGAGGGCGCCCGAGCCGGGGACGCCGAAGAAGAACGCGACCCAGCCGCTCGCGAAGAAAACGGCCTTTCCCGCGAGATCGCGCCGTGCGAAGGCCGCCGCCCTGAACGCGAGGACCGTGTAGAGGAGCCCGGCCGCGATCGAGAGCACCGTCCCCGTTCCGGCGGCGGTGCGGAGGAAGACCTCGTTCATGAACCGGTAGACGGCCGCGTAGACGAGCGTGGCGAGGGGCGCCGCCTTCGTGAAGAGCGCGCCGCCCGCGATCGCGCGGGAGACGGCCCCGGATTCGCCGACGAGGTCGTGCCGCGCATGCAGGAGCCAGGCGATGAGAAGGAATGCCGCGGGCGCGAGCCACGGCACGGCCCGCTCGAGGCGCGAGGGCGCCTCCGGCACGTCGGTTCCACCGGCCGCGCGGCGCCGGACGAGCGCGTAGACGAAGACGACGATGGCGAGGATCGTCCCCCAGGTGAACGAGACCGTGCCCCAGCCGGCCAGTCCCCAGAGGGAGCCGGTCCAGAAAACGGAGGCGGCGAGCGAGAGGGCGAGCCATGCGGCCGTGAACAGAACGATCAAGGTCATGTCGTCTCCCTGCG
This region includes:
- a CDS encoding Lrp/AsnC ligand binding domain-containing protein; amino-acid sequence: MRATAYVLISIAAGAARAVYGTLTKMDPVQKVDAVSGPYDMIAIVDGPTFNDIGRFVLEEIQAIPGIIDTITCNVIFLEN
- a CDS encoding tetratricopeptide repeat protein — protein: MTLIVLFTAAWLALSLAASVFWTGSLWGLAGWGTVSFTWGTILAIVVFVYALVRRRAAGGTDVPEAPSRLERAVPWLAPAAFLLIAWLLHARHDLVGESGAVSRAIAGGALFTKAAPLATLVYAAVYRFMNEVFLRTAAGTGTVLSIAAGLLYTVLAFRAAAFARRDLAGKAVFFASGWVAFFFGVPGSGALAMTAALLFLVAALAAFRGRHPVWAGLALVIAIGVHTSLACLVPAYLWLLARATREGRREEANVAGAAATVFLAVLLVSLVLATGSTGPVGALVSTVGSLSRASAGEILRDGANALLAGGPVTALALLLLVAGGRRRDSGLGAFAFWLVVPATAAVLLAGSRVQAGLRWEIAAATAPVFAVAALVLLGERLPGRRAMRAACLVVGALGLFHLVPILAAGVSEPVATARLRSLPLEAGRAETILGYRSLERHRWKEASERFAVAVEADSLNVIARWGYADAAIANEDFVEAIGQLDRALRIVPDNFEVRRRLAEAYVSQRWYEEAVREFERLVAERPLDAGLWLRLGYARNRAGEYEAAAIAYERAMQIDPADEAGRDGVVSAWVNEGTRRQQEGDVKTARMYYERAIDMNPRVWQAYNNLAVLEAESGDREGALATLRRGAGMSPHSPDIHLNLGLALEEAGLLEEALEHVYRARQLSPMTPGYDEVIARIEKRLEKERR
- a CDS encoding Na/Pi cotransporter family protein; this translates as MHYDIYFQLLGGLGFFLFGIKFMSEALRKVSSERLKNILAHLTKRRVVALLVGAGLTALIQSSSAMTVMVVGFVNASLLTLRQAIPVILGANIGTTFTAWIVSFFAIFKITTYALPAVGIGFILMTVSKNTRSRQWGEVLFGFGVLFVGIGFMKDAFMPLESSEKILKVMVTFSRYPILGVLVGTIITMVLQSSSATIALVQLLAFRGLIDFPSAIPLILGDNIGTTITAQIARIGGTTGAKRVAWAHTLFNVIGVAYMLVFVQLGLYHRAIEAIVPGLVTSNNIMLHIALSHSIFNCFNAALFLPLSGWLQRLVERVVKRKGDELLSAEPRYLEPRLLETPPLALEQSKKEILRMLHIADSALGDAMKLFFDGAIELERKVHRKEDAVDNLQAEITRYLINISMEGLEREEAEMIPVFIHTVNDIERISDQSENIVELGLRLHGQKLPLTASAVAEMKRMADVAHDMLNDVALGLQRNDADLASHALEHEDRLNRMQITLRQNHVDRLGDGTCNMLSGLVFLDFVDCVEKIGDHLANVAQSLISGLRWEAPEHEEPDVESILEAE
- a CDS encoding O-antigen ligase family protein, whose amino-acid sequence is MNAPAPDGPVRRGRLLLWAAAALAVAVAAWLLLPAGLVRLAVLAALAFPAAAALVDRPRWIFAILVVILFSNIDIFFSIRVFRLVLAFLLAAFVLSMVRGRRIVVHDALFTALAAAFLVTVFQSLAVAREIAPALDRFGRFAKVLLNVAIVAQFTRTREEFLDFLLVLVAGVAINNFLPLVVAPPTEYQTTSLLWTEGVFRYEGFALEPNEFAMLQIFTIPLLIFLAVRYRRPWFARPLFVLLVAGSVLAIALSFSRGGFVSLVFLAFCLVVVERRNRWVAAAGVTLVAAAAILAPAVYWSRITSLVEAFTHLDEDFAVASRIMTMKTAIALGLRNPLFGVGIDNFILHASRYVPFGLVVHNAPLQVFAECGLPALGLLVAIVVCNLRAARRLAREADADGRLLGRMLLVQQLAVLFNAMFLPVAFEITFWIALALPTIALAAWRRPASAAPDPAGA